The Flavobacterium sp. HJ-32-4 genome contains a region encoding:
- a CDS encoding DUF493 family protein: protein MDKKTEEFYIRLRDELQTTSAWPSDYLYKFIVPTDAGKIRQVEDAFDNLGAVITTHKSKNGNYTSVSVNVTMKNPDAVIEKYIAVSTIEGIISL from the coding sequence ATGGACAAAAAGACGGAGGAATTCTACATACGTTTGCGCGACGAGTTGCAAACCACATCGGCCTGGCCCTCAGATTATCTATATAAATTCATCGTGCCTACCGACGCCGGGAAAATCCGGCAGGTAGAAGACGCCTTCGACAACCTCGGGGCGGTCATCACAACACACAAATCGAAGAACGGCAACTACACCAGTGTTTCAGTCAATGTGACCATGAAAAACCCGGATGCCGTGATCGAAAAATACATCGCCGTCTCGACTATCGAGGGCATAATCTCATTGTAA
- a CDS encoding DUF4290 domain-containing protein — protein sequence MAERYHPENAHDVVHHLEYNAEREPLFIPEYGRILQKLIMQAVEVADRDERNRLARYIIQVMGNMNPHLRDVPDFQHKLWDQIFIMSDFKLDVDSPYPLPTAEVLQLRPEPLPYPQHFPKYRYYGNNIQYMIDAALQWEDGEMKSALAIAIANHMKKMYLSWNKETVTDEVIFQHLHELSGGRLDLQGTEELVETAELIKTNRRMSNSKKPPIQQTNNNQKKNNKKNQYKKKQ from the coding sequence ATGGCTGAACGTTATCACCCGGAGAATGCACACGACGTTGTGCATCACCTAGAATACAATGCAGAACGCGAACCGTTGTTCATTCCTGAATACGGTCGTATCCTGCAAAAACTCATCATGCAGGCGGTCGAAGTGGCCGATCGTGATGAACGTAACCGACTGGCCCGTTACATCATCCAGGTGATGGGCAATATGAACCCGCATTTGCGTGATGTGCCGGATTTCCAGCATAAACTCTGGGATCAGATCTTCATCATGTCCGACTTCAAACTTGATGTAGATTCACCCTACCCGCTCCCGACGGCAGAAGTACTGCAGTTGCGCCCGGAACCGCTGCCCTATCCGCAGCACTTTCCGAAGTATCGGTATTACGGCAACAACATCCAATACATGATCGACGCGGCCTTGCAGTGGGAGGACGGCGAAATGAAGAGCGCGCTCGCCATCGCCATCGCCAACCACATGAAGAAAATGTACCTGAGTTGGAACAAGGAAACCGTTACCGATGAGGTCATCTTCCAGCACCTACACGAACTGTCGGGCGGCCGACTCGACCTGCAGGGTACCGAAGAACTGGTGGAAACGGCTGAGCTTATCAAGACGAACCGACGCATGTCGAATTCGAAAAAGCCGCCCATACAGCAGACCAACAACAACCAGAAGAAAAACAATAAAAAGAACCAGTACAAAAAAAAGCAATAA
- the murA gene encoding UDP-N-acetylglucosamine 1-carboxyvinyltransferase, with protein sequence MGVFKIEGGVPLKGEVTPQGAKNEALQILCAVLLTPEKVTIHNVPDIIDVNKLISLLKSLGVKVEKIGKGSYTFESDEVNVGYLETEAFRKEGGALRGSIMIVGPLLARFGRGYIPKPGGDKIGRRRLDTHFEGFINLGASFRYNREDHFYGVEAPNGLTGTDMLLDEASVTGTANIVMAAVLAKGVTTIYNAACEPYLQQLSKMLNSMGAKITGIGSNLLTIEGVERLGGCEHRILPDMIEIGSWIGLAAMTRSEITIKNVSWDNLGLIPNTFRKLGITLEKKGDDIYIPAHTDGYEVKTDIDGSILTIADAPWPGFTPDLLSIVLVVATQAKGDVLIHQKMFESRLFFVDKLIDMGAKIMLCDPHRAVVIGHDFKSQLKATVMSSPDIRAGIALLIAALSAKGTSTIQNIEQIDRGYEDIENRLKALGARITRE encoded by the coding sequence ATGGGGGTTTTCAAGATCGAGGGCGGCGTGCCGCTGAAAGGGGAAGTGACGCCGCAGGGCGCTAAGAACGAAGCACTGCAAATACTATGTGCCGTATTATTGACGCCGGAAAAGGTCACAATCCATAACGTGCCGGATATCATCGACGTCAACAAGCTTATCTCGCTATTGAAAAGCCTGGGCGTGAAAGTCGAGAAAATAGGGAAGGGATCGTATACCTTCGAATCGGATGAGGTAAACGTGGGCTACCTTGAAACAGAGGCGTTCCGCAAAGAAGGCGGTGCATTGCGAGGTTCGATTATGATCGTAGGACCACTATTGGCGCGATTCGGCCGTGGATACATCCCGAAACCGGGCGGTGACAAAATCGGTCGTCGTCGACTTGACACGCACTTCGAAGGGTTTATCAATCTGGGTGCATCGTTCCGCTACAACCGCGAAGACCATTTTTATGGGGTAGAAGCACCAAACGGACTCACCGGCACTGACATGCTTCTTGACGAAGCATCGGTTACGGGTACCGCCAATATCGTCATGGCTGCTGTTTTGGCCAAAGGCGTTACCACTATCTATAACGCGGCTTGTGAACCGTACCTGCAACAGTTGTCGAAGATGCTCAACTCCATGGGCGCGAAGATAACCGGTATCGGATCCAACCTGTTAACCATTGAAGGCGTTGAGCGACTCGGAGGTTGCGAACACCGCATCCTGCCGGATATGATTGAAATCGGCTCGTGGATTGGCCTGGCCGCCATGACCCGCAGCGAGATCACCATTAAAAACGTAAGCTGGGACAATTTGGGCCTTATCCCCAATACCTTCCGCAAACTGGGCATCACACTCGAGAAAAAAGGGGATGACATCTATATTCCCGCCCATACCGACGGTTATGAGGTCAAAACTGACATCGATGGTTCGATCCTGACGATTGCCGATGCCCCATGGCCAGGCTTCACGCCGGATTTGCTGAGTATTGTTTTGGTCGTTGCTACGCAGGCCAAAGGCGATGTGCTGATCCACCAAAAAATGTTTGAAAGCCGCCTTTTCTTCGTTGACAAACTCATCGACATGGGCGCTAAAATCATGTTGTGCGACCCACACCGTGCGGTGGTTATCGGCCACGACTTCAAATCGCAGTTGAAAGCGACGGTCATGTCGTCTCCGGATATCCGGGCCGGTATCGCGTTGTTGATTGCGGCCCTGTCAGCGAAAGGCACCAGTACCATCCAGAACATCGAGCAGATCGATCGTGGATACGAAGACATTGAGAACCGACTGAAAGCATTGGGCGCGCGGATTACCCGAGAGTAG
- a CDS encoding TonB-dependent receptor, with protein MKTVFHFLTFLLVFTGFSAFAQQARIKGVVVDEANLPVAGVTVKAGDQITTSDENGAYFLTVPANEKITVVFSHVGHKNVSVFVTLKPNEDYLLSPQISTTTEMMGEVVVDNRNRPRVEGVVTVDPATIANSPGGNAGIENVLKTMPGVSGNNELSTGYNVRGGNFDENLVYVNEIEVYRPFLIRSGQQEGLSFTNTDMVSKVEFSAGGFQAKYGDKLSSVLDITYRRPYKFGAAATASFLGASAMVETASKNQKWDGIVGVRYRNNAMLVKSQETETNFRPIFADVQAAINWHPSLKWEWSFLGNISQNRYDYRPITRQTNFGTIDDPIALLIFYEGQEKDKYLTYFGAVKSTYTVNDNFTLKFITSAYHTQEQEHYDILAQYRLGEVNTNLGDENFGNVEFTEGIGSQLNHARNDLDALIVNAEVKGNHRVGNGHQVDWGVKYTREDFRDRLVEWEVIDSAGFAINPPRIDLPRNDQPYNPYTGPLVPYQNVRATNFVTIDRFSGFAQWSKRASIGKGDLFINLGARFHSWKVSGDAADGKQQTVFSPRAQFTFKPNGSRDMLFRLSGGFYHQPPFYRELRDATGTVNPDVKAQQSIHVVFGHDYAFKMWGDKKFRLVSEVYYKSLSDVNTYTIDNVRIRYSADNNAKAYVQGLDMRLNGEFVKGTESWFSFGYMKTEENYANKGWISRPTDQRLKFGILFQDYMPNIPNVKVYLNLVYNTGLPGGSPSYADPYQYQIRLPDYRRADVGFSYVFTENNDKRPDGHWLKKFHDFSAGFEIFNLFNNQNSITNTWVRDVYTKTQYGVPNYLTTRVFNLRFSMKL; from the coding sequence TTGAAAACCGTCTTCCACTTCCTGACCTTCCTATTAGTATTTACTGGTTTTTCGGCCTTTGCGCAGCAGGCGCGGATAAAAGGTGTTGTGGTGGATGAAGCCAATCTTCCCGTGGCAGGGGTAACCGTTAAAGCCGGTGACCAGATAACCACTTCCGATGAGAACGGTGCCTATTTCCTTACGGTTCCCGCCAATGAAAAAATTACCGTCGTCTTCTCGCATGTCGGACACAAAAACGTATCCGTGTTTGTGACGCTCAAGCCGAATGAGGACTATCTCCTTAGTCCGCAGATAAGTACTACCACCGAAATGATGGGAGAAGTGGTCGTTGACAACCGAAACCGACCCCGTGTGGAGGGCGTTGTAACGGTCGATCCGGCCACCATCGCAAACAGCCCGGGTGGTAATGCCGGCATTGAAAACGTATTGAAGACCATGCCCGGCGTCAGTGGCAACAACGAACTTTCTACCGGCTACAACGTGCGCGGCGGCAACTTCGACGAAAACCTGGTTTATGTCAATGAAATAGAGGTATATCGACCGTTTCTTATCCGATCGGGGCAACAGGAAGGATTGAGCTTCACCAATACCGACATGGTCTCAAAGGTGGAATTTTCCGCCGGCGGGTTCCAGGCGAAATACGGCGACAAACTCTCTTCGGTGCTTGACATCACCTACCGCCGACCGTATAAATTCGGAGCGGCCGCCACCGCCAGTTTTCTGGGGGCGAGCGCCATGGTAGAGACCGCTTCCAAAAACCAAAAGTGGGATGGGATTGTGGGCGTACGCTACCGTAACAACGCCATGTTGGTGAAGAGCCAGGAAACGGAAACGAATTTCCGTCCGATTTTTGCCGATGTACAGGCAGCTATCAATTGGCACCCTTCTTTGAAATGGGAATGGAGTTTCCTGGGGAATATCTCCCAAAACCGCTACGACTACCGACCCATCACCCGTCAGACCAATTTCGGAACGATCGACGATCCGATTGCCTTGCTGATTTTCTATGAGGGACAGGAAAAAGACAAATACCTTACCTACTTCGGCGCGGTCAAGTCGACCTACACCGTCAACGACAATTTCACGCTGAAATTCATCACTTCCGCTTACCACACCCAGGAACAGGAACACTATGATATCCTGGCACAGTATCGTTTGGGGGAAGTGAACACGAATTTGGGGGATGAAAATTTTGGAAATGTCGAGTTTACCGAAGGCATCGGATCCCAATTGAACCACGCCCGCAACGATCTCGATGCCCTTATCGTCAATGCCGAGGTGAAGGGCAACCATCGTGTCGGCAACGGCCACCAGGTAGACTGGGGTGTCAAATACACCCGTGAAGATTTCCGTGACCGCCTGGTGGAGTGGGAAGTGATTGATTCGGCGGGTTTTGCCATCAATCCGCCGCGCATCGATTTGCCTAGGAACGACCAGCCGTATAATCCTTACACAGGTCCATTGGTTCCGTATCAAAATGTACGCGCCACGAATTTTGTGACGATTGACCGTTTTTCCGGTTTCGCACAATGGTCGAAACGCGCTTCAATCGGAAAAGGCGACCTGTTCATCAACCTGGGAGCGCGCTTCCATAGCTGGAAGGTATCGGGCGATGCAGCCGACGGCAAACAACAAACCGTTTTTAGTCCGAGGGCCCAGTTTACCTTTAAACCCAACGGTAGTCGCGATATGTTATTCCGGCTCTCGGGCGGTTTCTATCACCAACCTCCCTTTTACCGCGAATTGCGCGATGCCACCGGCACGGTGAATCCGGATGTGAAGGCGCAGCAATCGATACATGTGGTATTCGGCCATGATTATGCGTTTAAGATGTGGGGCGACAAGAAGTTCCGACTCGTCTCCGAGGTGTATTATAAGTCGTTGAGTGATGTCAACACCTATACCATCGACAACGTGCGAATCCGCTATTCGGCTGACAACAATGCGAAGGCCTATGTGCAGGGACTCGATATGCGACTGAACGGTGAGTTCGTGAAAGGAACCGAGTCGTGGTTCAGTTTCGGGTATATGAAAACAGAAGAGAACTATGCCAACAAAGGCTGGATTTCGCGTCCGACCGACCAACGACTGAAGTTTGGCATCCTGTTCCAGGATTACATGCCCAATATCCCGAACGTAAAAGTGTACCTAAACCTCGTTTACAATACAGGGCTACCGGGTGGCTCTCCTTCCTATGCCGATCCGTACCAATACCAGATCCGACTGCCCGATTACCGCCGCGCCGACGTTGGTTTTTCCTACGTCTTCACGGAAAACAACGACAAGCGTCCGGATGGGCATTGGCTGAAGAAATTCCACGATTTCTCGGCAGGCTTCGAGATTTTCAACCTCTTCAACAACCAGAACTCGATTACCAATACCTGGGTACGCGACGTGTATACCAAGACACAGTATGGTGTGCCGAACTACCTTACCACACGCGTCTTCAACCTCCGTTTCAGCATGAAGCTTTAA